One genomic segment of Tripterygium wilfordii isolate XIE 37 chromosome 9, ASM1340144v1, whole genome shotgun sequence includes these proteins:
- the LOC120004997 gene encoding putative G-type lectin S-receptor-like serine/threonine-protein kinase At1g61610 isoform X1: MGMNPVSLFLLSFFCVLSSVGLFCNANNTITRVRPIREGESLISENKIFELGFFSPENSTLRYVGIWYHNIQPQTVVWVANREAPISDDSGVFTIGGDGNLVISSANETLVWSSRASILSGNETTAVLADTGNFILSRSDSIGDIDKAYWQSFRDPTDTFLPHMRAYVHSDIGEIRPFTSWRSRNDPSLGNYSMSIDSRGAPQIVILDGSKRRWRSGHWNSQIFLGIPNMTLVANYLYGFKLNNDGFGNVYFTYIPNDSSHLLRFHLKWDGMDEQLRWDEDAKQWQKMQSQPANECEIYNYCGNFTTCSVFDSPKCRCMDGFEPTRQEQWRRGNWTDGCKRKTQSQCQRNGSVAGGGGGEDGFKALTGMKLPDFADMVRLTASETCKEQCSANCSCIAYANVPSIGCLIWSENLVDVQHFDKGGSSFFLRLADSELGGKRKLSTPLIVVIAFAGVFFLGIFIWFLLRLKEKLKVLPASIPPSLIRNSEMPVFEVSKEYSTDLSGPAELLMVGNDINGPELPMFSFDFVAASTNNFSEENKLGQGGFGPVYKGKLPGGQDVAVKRLSRKSGQGLEEFKNEIILIAKLQHRNLVRLLGCCIMGEEKMLLYEYMPNKSLDCFLFDPAQQTLLDWNKRFIIILGIARGLLYLHRDSRLRIIHRDLKASNILLDEDMNPKISDFGMARIFGVSENEANTNRVVGTYGYMAPEYAMEGLFSVKSDVYSFGVLLLEIVGGRRNTSFRLTEQMTLVAHAWDLWSERKAMELVDLSIQESCSPDEVLRCIHVGMLCVQDSASSRPSMDSVLLMLESETATLPLPRQPTFTSMRSSLDTETFAECQESHEIASSKELTVTILVGR, encoded by the exons ATGGGAATGAACCctgtttctttgtttcttttatcATTCTTTTGTGTTCTATCTTCTGTTGGTTTGTTTTGCAATGCAAATAACACAATCACGAGAGTTCGACCCATAAGAGAAGGGGAATCCCTGAtatcagaaaataaaatatttgaattgGGTTTCTTCAGTCCTGAAAACTCCACCTTGAGATATGTGGGTATTTGGTACCATAACATTCAGCCTCAAACAGTTGTCTGGGTTGCTAACAGAGAAGCCCCAATTTCAGATGATTCTGGGGTTTTCACTATTGGGGGTGATGGGAATCTGGTGATTTCATCTGCAAATGAGACTCTAGTCTGGTCAAGCCGTGCTTCCATTTTGTCTGGAAATGAAACAACAGCAGTTCTTGCTGATACTGGGAATTTCATTCTGTCAAGGAGTGACAGCATTGGTGATATTGACAAGGCGTACTGGCAGAGCTTTAGAGATCCAACGGATACATTCTTGCCACACATGAGAGCATATGTGCATTCTGATATTGGAGAAATCCGTCCCTTCACCTCATGGAGATCGAGAAACGACCCTTCACTTGGAAACTACTCTATGAGTATTGATTCAAGGGGGGCACCGCAAATAGTGATACTGGATGGATCGAAAAGGCGGTGGAGAAGCGGCCACTGGAATTCCCAGATATTCCTAGGTATCCCTAATATGACACTTGTGGCTAATTACCTTTATGGGTTTAAGCTTAACAATGATGGGTTTGGGAATGTTTACTTCACGTATATTCCGAATGATAGTTCTCATTTGTTAAGGTTTCACTTGAAATGGGATGGAATGGACGAGCAGCTTAGGTGGGATGAAGATGCAAAGCAATGGCAGAAGATGCAATCACAGCCTGCAAATGAATGTGAAATCTACAATTATTGTGGAAATTTTACCACTTGCAGTGTGTTTGATTCTCCTAAATGTAGATGTATGGATGGGTTTGAGCCAACGCGTCAAGAGCAGTGGAGAAGAGGGAATTGGACAGATGGGTGTAAGAGGAAGACACAATCGCAGTGCCAGAGGAACGGTAGTGTGGCAGGGGGAGGTGGTGGGGAGGATGGGTTTAAAGCGTTGACAGGCATGAAATTGCCGGATTTTGCAGATATGGTGCGTCTTACAGCCTCCGAGACGTGTAAGGAACAGTGTTCGGCGAATTGTTCTTGTATCGCATATGCAAACGTTCCTTCCATTGGGTGCTTGATATGGTCTGAGAACTTGGTCGATGTTCAGCATTTTGACAAAGGTGGGAGTTCATTCTTCCTCCGCCTGGCTGACTCTGAGTTAG GCGGCAAGAGAAAATTATCAACACCTTTGATAGTTGTAATTGCTTTTGCCGGAGTGTTCTTCCTTGGCATATTCATATGGTTCCTGTTGAGGCTGAAAGAAAAGCTGAAAG ttttgCCCGCATCGATTCCACCTTCATTAATAAGGAACAGCGAGATGCCAGTTTTTGAAGTAAGCAAGGAATACTCGACAGATCTTTCAGGACCAGCTGAACTTTTAATGGTAGGGAATGACATTAATGGGCCAGAGTTGCCTATGTTCAGTTTCGATTTTGTAGCAGCTTCTACAAACAATTTTTCCGAAGAAAACAAGCTTGGGCAGGGGGGATTTGGTCCAGTCTACAAG GGAAAGCTCCCCGGAGGACAGGACGTAGCTGTAAAGAGGCTGTCGAGGAAATCTGGACAAGGGTTGGAGGAGTTCAAGAATGAGATAATACTGATTGCCAAATTACAGCACAGAAACCTTGTTAGGTTATTAGGCTGCTGTATCATGGGGGAAGAAAAGATGCTGCTATATGAATACATGCCGAACAAAAGCTTGGATTGCTTTCTTTTTG ACCCAGCCCAGCAGACACTCCTAGACTGGAATAAACGCTTCATTATCATATTAGGGATTGCCCGAGGACTCCTTTATCTTCATCGAGATTCAAGACTTAGGATAATTCATCGAGATCTCAAGGCCAGCAACATTTTGTTGGATGAGGACATGAACCCAAAGATTTCAGATTTCGGAATGGCTAGAATATTTGGGGTGAGCGAAAATGAAGCAAATACGAATCGTGTTGTCGGCACGTA TGGGTACATGGCACCTGAATATGCAATGGAGGGTCTATTTTCAGTGAAGTCTGATGTTTATAGCTTTGGTGTATTACTGCTAGAGATTGTGGGTGGCCGGAGGAACACTAGCTTCCGGTTAACTGAACAAATGACCCTTGTAGCTCAT GCATGGGATCTTTGGAGCGAACGTAAGGCAATGGAGCTCGTTGACCTTTCCATCCAAGAATCTTGCTCTCCAGATGAGGTTTTGAGATGCATACACGTGGGGATGCTGTGCGTACAGGACTCCGCAAGTTCCAGACCATCCATGGACTCTGTCTTACTAATGCTAGAAAGCGAAACTGCAACCCTTCCATTGCCTAGACAACCCACATTTACTTCGATGAGGAGTTCCTTAGACACAGAGACTTTCGCGGAATGTCAAGAATCTCACGAGATTGCATCCTCAAAAGAATTGACAGTTACGATACTGGTTGGAAGATAG